Below is a window of Undibacterium sp. YM2 DNA.
CGGGCATGGCTTGTCACCTGCAGTGATCTTCAACCTCGCCAGTGCATAGGCGGCGATGTCAGCATGCTTGCTGCGTACTTCATCCCAGGTCAGTTCGCCATTGCCGTCTTCATCCAGGCCTATGGCAAAATCGAGATCGCGCAAGGCGATATCCCATTGACCGTGAATGCCAGTCTGGTCGGCACGCAGGGTCAGGTAACTGTCGCTGGGCTTGTGCGCATGGGCAGGCAAGCTGAACATACTGAACAGCAGTGCCAGAATAAAACTGCGTGCAAGCAAGCGCTTGATGATGAACGTCATGAGTTAGCTCCCAGTCTGGCGAGCACAGGTTTGAGTGTCAGGTCCTGCAGTTTATTTTGCTTCAGCCATGCCAGTGCTGGTGCAGCAGCCTGGGGTTCATGTGCAGCGGCGGCTTCCAGCAAGATACGCAAGTCTGCAGTTTCTTTTTGTATGGCCCAGTTCAGTTGCGCCAGTTTCAGGGCGATGGCCGGGTGGTTTTTTAAATGCAATTCATAGCGTGCCTGCTCGCGCTGGTGCACAGTGTCGCCACGCAGCATGGCAGCTTCAAAACGCTGATCGAGCAAGCTGATTTGTCCAGCAGCAAGCGGCGATTTTTGCGCTTGCAAGGCCAGCGCATAACGCAGCAATAATGCATCGACCCTGGTTTTGTCTTTCAATAGTTTGACGACTTCAGCAGATCTTTGCTGATCCAGTAAAAAATCTGCATAAGAACCCAGCAGATAACTGTCTGGTGACGCCAGTGTCAGAGCCGTCTGGTACCAGGATTCAGCGGCTTTGATATCGCCCAGTCTGGCAGCCATTTCTGCCAGCAAGGTCGTGACCCAGATTTTTGTCCCTGCATCGCTATCTGCATTTTTTTCATATTTTTTATAGGCACTGGCAAGTGTCGCATAACTGTTGGCAGCGTCACCATTGAGGCTGCCGACATTATGCAAACAGGTCAAGGTGACCAGTTCAGGTGCGAGGGGATAAAGGTGCATGCAAGTGGCTTTGGCCTGGGCAAACTGGCCCTGTACCTGCAAGACCGTGGCGCGCGTCAGCCAGGCCTGGGCATTGCCCCTGTCCTGTTTCAAGACATTGTTCAGGTCGAGCAGGGCTTCAGGAAATTGATGTGTGCTTTGCAGTATGGTGGCACGCAATACCAGTACGCTGATAGGGGGATTTGGCAAACTCCACCAGGGTTTCAAGACTGCCTGTGCATAGCCCAGATAACGCGGGTCACCGTCATTGCGGGCGGCATTGATATAGGCTTGTGCCAGTTCGCTGGCAATCGCAGCGTCAGTAGGTTTTGCTGCCAGCCGTTTGCGCAATTCGGCAAAGGCACGTTGTGCCGGGTCTGTGCGCGATGGCAGTTGTTCCAGCACCTGTTTTCCATTGCTGGGAATAAATGGTGTTGCCTGCGCTTCAAAGGCAAGGCGGAACATGATCAACAGCGCAGATAAAAAGCGAGGCAGGTGCATATTTTTGTGTATCTCAAAAAATCATCGGCGGGCTCAGGACATGCAGAAAATAACATGTCCTGAGCCCGCAACTTCAGTTGGCTACCACGATCTGTCTAGTTGACACTGACAGGTTCAGTGGCTTCCGGCGCTGTGACGACTGCTGCATCGATGGATTGCGGTTCTGCCGTATCCGCTGCACCGAACAGGTTCAGCACATATTGTGTGAAGGTATCGATGACCGTCGGTGTGGTCGTCCCTGTTCCAGTGCCAGTACCGGGAG
It encodes the following:
- a CDS encoding lipopolysaccharide assembly protein LapB, whose amino-acid sequence is MHLPRFLSALLIMFRLAFEAQATPFIPSNGKQVLEQLPSRTDPAQRAFAELRKRLAAKPTDAAIASELAQAYINAARNDGDPRYLGYAQAVLKPWWSLPNPPISVLVLRATILQSTHQFPEALLDLNNVLKQDRGNAQAWLTRATVLQVQGQFAQAKATCMHLYPLAPELVTLTCLHNVGSLNGDAANSYATLASAYKKYEKNADSDAGTKIWVTTLLAEMAARLGDIKAAESWYQTALTLASPDSYLLGSYADFLLDQQRSAEVVKLLKDKTRVDALLLRYALALQAQKSPLAAGQISLLDQRFEAAMLRGDTVHQREQARYELHLKNHPAIALKLAQLNWAIQKETADLRILLEAAAAHEPQAAAPALAWLKQNKLQDLTLKPVLARLGANS